In Pieris brassicae chromosome 12, ilPieBrab1.1, whole genome shotgun sequence, the genomic window TGCGTTGACGGCCTTTAAGGAATTGGTAAAGATATAAAGAATTgataaagtaaaaaacaactgataataaaaaaaaattggatcGGAATCAAGATTAAGAAACTATGTGTACCAAAAGAACCATTTTGCTCAcccaggctttcttagttttataagcgtgccGTCCTAAATCGTTGGAGTTACGCCCCAAGAGCATTGCCAGACGTAGGCGctctcttcaactgttacatCGCATTCGTTCGTTACCTAGCAATTAGCattcattatttcgcttattctattgttgtacgCGAGTGGTTTATTATAGAGTCAAAAGAAATCCTCTATTTAAAGCACCCGATGAATAACATGTTTTCAAGGCTGTGAAGTTTTTGCCGCCGTTGCCTCTACAATTgctatatctaaaatattttacaattcttGAAAAttcacataaataaatacaaatcatACAGTTCGCAGCCTTCAGTAGTACGGTGACATGTATGGTTTCGTAGGGGAAAACAGGATAGAGGGAAACGCTCCGAATACGCGTTTTCCACTCATACAAAGTGTGCGCTGAGGGCTCAGAACTTGATTAGGTTAGGAGGCTAGCTGTATTACTTTAGAATATGGAAGTTTGCTATAACGAATGACAAGTGACAGGGGAAAGTCATCGACAAACTTAAGACTTCTATCTTGAAAAagtcgtaaaaaaatattcggtTCCAATATGTGCCACCTCAAAATCTCCCGCCCTAGTCTCTAGCCTACTCAGTCTGCTGGTAAATCCAACACTGCCGAAGATCCAGAAAACGTACACAATTGTGTAATATACGTCGtgcattaaaaactttttgtaaacatactttttcttaatttattaatcaaactGGAACAAAAGTTTACAGGGCAACTACGATGTCTTTAATCAGAGTTCCAAAGCTAAAATATACACCTTTCCACTTTTCTTTTAAGCCAAGTTTAAGTTCGTGAACAATgaagtaataaattacattgtgGGAAACGCATGTCAACAACAAACAAAAGGTAAAAGTCACTTTAACTGAAATAACAACTGATGACAACAAGAAACTGTTTACAAGCGCTAATCtacataatttcatttttggcTTCTTCATTCTGAGCTTTTGCAAAATATGTATTAGtgggttttttattttaacattttctcaTATGGTGTAcggtaataattttttaatataaatctttatctAAGATATTTACGACTTTTGAAACggtattctataaataattatttgagtgaaaccataaaataatataagaatttattcataatgtaACTACTACgttaatttctactttttaagacaaattttataccatatttttgtaattaattattattattattacaaaaaacatgACTGCATAATGTTTGGCAGAGGTATGTTTATCCTATAGGTAGAGAgtatttataatcaatatgtttttaaaaaggaTTTACAGAAATAAGACGACCTATAAACTATAGTGAGTTGTAGCACCAAAAGATATAGGTATGATGCTATCTAGActgttatttatacaaatacttGAGGctcaattttgaatttatggATAAATGAGACAATGGGGAAACCTCTAATCTATATTTATCCATATAAAAGAAATCACGAGTATCAATAACTTGCTTTGTTTCgttattttatgtgaatacttatttagaatatactatatttacgtaattaatgttatttttaactcaCTCTACATATAAACCTAAAATTTCACAAAGCGAAAGTGGTTTTGGCGTTCTGAAGCAAAAGACTTCAACGCGCGTTCGACTCATTTCAgaatttttgttacaaaagTTCACAGTCATTCCTATTGTACGATTATGTCATCCggatatatattacataacataCCTCTCTCGGAGAAAGCGTCTCCACTTATGTCCTGCAACTGATCCTCGGCGGCAACGTCGTTCGTATCTATACTTTGTTCACGAAACACAACATTGTCTATACTCGGCGCTGTGTGTGCGTTTGTATTTATGGAATTGCTCGTATCTGGGTTATATGGGAACACAACGCGGGGAGAGCGAGCCCTCCAACCACTTGCGGGGGGGTAAAACCCATTCCTCGGTGGGGCAATTTGGATAGGTTCGAAGGCGAAACTCGGGGCGTATGGCCGGCTAAATCTCCCTTGATAAAACGTTGGAATCGAATACAATCGATCGTTTCCTTTGTAGTCTGGTTGGAAATCGATTTTCGGATAGCGTTTCCCCGTTAAATCGATTTCGCCGCGGCCAAAATCGTCCTCATCTAGATATAATACGCGCGGTACACGTTTTGGCACAAACATCGGCATACGCGGATAACTTAGCGCGTGGGTTCGCTCACTACTTGCGATCgaagttaataaaaacactttcaaAGCGAACGCTAACATGTTGCCGGTCACATGAAGTTCACTTTCATTTTTCACAATATTTACGTCCGATTTTGTTAGTTTGTCATGCTTTGTGACGCGTGCTTGTTGATGGAAAGTTGGCCGCGGACTGGCTGTAGACTCGGTCCCCGCTCTGGGGGTTACATAAAATAGTGACGTTGACTTTTACGTAATAGACGGTGATAGCGTTGCTCGGCAACCGTTTGGGTGATGTCATGGCCCATTTACAGTAAAGGATGCGTTGAGTGCTCTTTAGTGCACAATGATAAAGATTTTGATATCTTAATGAATGCTTTAGAGGGAAATATACTCCAGCATTTAATTGACGTAAAAGATTTCTTTGAAAATCACGGCcgaattatgtattttgtaaaattattattttgatgcaTGCACGATTGCTGGGTTATCCagttatatctttatttttaagaaaagatCTACACATAGTAGAAATAGTTGTTAAAATTGACCAATAATTTATGGAGAAAATACACCTATGTTTGATTCACTGTAATTTTTAGGTTTAAGCGAATTGATCGCTGGAAATAAAGATTCTAAAAAAGCTTATGGGTTGAACGCATCAAATCAGTCTTTGATCAATTGATTCACGGAAGCTTAAGCGATGGTTAGTTCAGAAAACAAGCTTATTTTCTTAGGATTGTAAATTTATGatgtaatacaataatttaggACAATTTAGTTGCTTTAAGCATCGGGGTCCAACTTTGACATTGAACCGATAGATTTATCATCTGTACgtaatcatcatcatcaaagTTAAAACCAGGCCTTAGCCTCCTCAAGTACAATTTGCCAAAGCAATCTACCCAGTGCTTCCCGAGTCCAACTTCAAACTCCTTATTGTTTTGAGGTCCTTGACAACTCCATGCCACCAATGCATCCTTGATCTACCGGATTTTCTCTTGTCACCGGGTTGTGAGTTTGTACGTAATAATCaccataattttttaaagacaataAGTAAAGCAAAATGATTTGAGTTATACAATGATAGTTCACTAAATATACTATAGTAGCATTAGTATATTATGGAAACAAAACAGATCTccatataattgtaaaaagcGCCATCTAGTGTTGTATATCTAATACATAAACGGCTTTCATGGTTAAACAAGGTTGTATTGGAATTTGGTTGGATTGTATTGtacactattttaataaacatactaGATGGCGGCTGTTTaaagacttttttatttacaacccGGGCCAGGGCTCTGAACGTCGTGATTAGCAAGGAAACATCTGGAGCGGTCTATCTATTTCCACCGATTTCAGTCCAGCTCCAGtctcttatgacagtgtacagttttgaggacgatgagtctttgacttgatcggtccatctgaTCTTGGTCACGagagttttatgttttttaatgtaagatAACCAGTGTAGGTAATATTGTGTATTCTATCGCATTAGTAGTAGCTGATGtggatattaataaataaatgaattgtgTTGCCGTTATAAGGTCAAGCTTTTTGGctaaattagttaattaaatatatagaaacacaaacaaaactaTCTCAAAATAGAATTAATTGCAATTCACTGATACAGATATTGCCTTTCCATGTTGCTCCAGAGTCGTAATTGTGCTTTGATATATAGTTGGTGTTGTTGTGCCTGTTCTCCACATCAACACCAACTATACAGaaaactcagttttgtatcgAGCAGCCCGGACATACAACGTCCACTATTTAAGCCTTAACTTGTTTGAGAAGTTAATCTTTACTTGTTGAAatgagtattaagaatatatagCGCTAACTCAACTGCATAATGAGCACAGTTCACATACACACCCTCACCAATGCcaatacgtatttttttaaaatcttaactttttcctttcgtaaatgtttgaacctttttgtgtatattatatattccatCTTAggtacaattgtttttttgttctatataattaatgttagctgtagtaatcaataaaaaaatgaaaaaatttcGATTTTTGCGATCGGAAAATATATTGTCAATTTaagcttatttattaactCTATAAAATACACAGAAAAGTTGAAAATATGGTTGGGTTTGGTTATGTTTTTTCCTTTTCCATTTACCTTGTAAATGACAAGGCTTGTTATAAGGTCATACATTCAGTTGATATTTGCGGGACATAGTATGTTTGTGGCTTTTAGGCACATGCTGGTTAGGAGACCTCGAAGACCTTggggtataaatgaaaacgccttatttctttctataaatttatatatacattataatataaattattttgcaagAACCCTTCCGcaggtgaaggcctcctcgAGGTACCTCGGTCTTGGGTGAGTTGAGCCAGCTTGAGCCAGCAGTTTTAGTAATGTCTTCCGCCCACCTCGTGAGCGGTCTTCCTCTGTCTCGTTTCTCAATAGGGCTTCCTCAACGGGTTGTCCTTATGGTCCAACGATCATCAGACATTCTTGCTACATGCCTTGACCATAGTTTGCGGTATCAGTAACGCTACATGTGTTGTGtctcttattaatttttctaatgttGAGTGTGCTCCGTTCTAGGCCTTTTTACAAGTTCGGATTTTTCTTCTTATCTTCTCTGTATATTTCTTCCTGTCAAGGATATGTTAGACATGGCTTTggttttaacttttaagtaatactggcatattgattttaaacatttccttAAGACGTTCGTTTACTCACGAAACAATCATTGTTTCCGGTTAGTAGGTCAAAATGCTACTatctacattaataataatattatacaaatgcaAAACCAAGAAATATATCAGCTGCATGCATTTCTATGTGGGCGCAACTTCCGATATTGGCAAATAAAACTGAGcgagttttaatattgataagaGAAGttgtgaaaaatataattaaatttatattaatttatgggTTATAAACAGAGaaattatatcattattttgaaatactttTCCATCGATAGCTTATCATTAAGCCGTGTACTTTCTTCGAAACACTTTATATCAGGCGACAGCGACATGAATTATACGAtacgataattttaaatattaactaaaaaccAAACCGATAAACACGTCTCATTTTAGGaaacttattaaatagaatttaaatatttgtcattgtatatttgtgtaatatgTCAAAATCAACCTCAACCTCAGGCCGTTGTGTGGATAGGCAGAAGTTCGTGTTAGTATCGCCACACAACTTCCTCCGATCTCTCTTGTCTTCGGCGAGCCTCTGCGACTGGGTGATGTTAGACATGTAAGGGCCTTGAGAACTGGCGCCCTCTACTCTGCCAGTCACGATGAGATATTCAAACTTCCTGGGTCTCTGCGTGTTCCATGTCCAAAAAGACATTGATAACAAAGTGTCAAAACATGATTTTTGATCTGTATCCAGACGGTTACGTAATAAGACTATTATGgaatcttttgttttgttttccttATTATagggaatataataaataggaaTTGAAATGctttcttcaaataaaatataagtaacacAAAGTTTTGTAGATCTTCAGCAGCGCTCCGCAAGTGTATTTCGAACTTAACAGAAGCATGAACGATGtgttgtattaatattagcgaaaactatcaaaattataacaataatctaTTTGTTCGAGCTGTCAGAAACTGTCATCGTCGCATTAACGATGTGACGTACCTGAAGAAAGTATCGTGTAAAAAGTACCGTACGGTGTAAAAGTGTAGTTTTTATAATCGTGACAGTGTGACCAACCGCAACCCGTTTTACCGGACAGATTTGAAACTTTAGTCTGTAACACCGTGCCGCGTTAAGCACACGAAGGCTGATtagcattttaaataaatcctccttaattattatttatgccaATTACTTAAATGCTgacaaaacagttttaaataaaaattgtgataCTGGctgaatatagaaaaaaagttataagaTTTCGTTTAAAATTAGTCTGTGAATTAACAAAAGGGTTAAGTGttccttttttgaatttatggTACAATTATGAAGTGAAAGGGTAAGTGAAAGTGAGTGAATCttgttttctttgttattGAGATGTGGCCTACATTGGTTTTGTTTTACCGTGTAAATCGTGCTCATATTAACGAAAATATATGGcttcaatattttaacagtATAACTAAAGtaaacattgatttttttaaaaataaatttcaaacaatccataaaaatttcatcgtgaaatgtatacaaattttgtttttgtaactcTAATTAAACTCTTAGTTTTGTCCAGCTTTTAGCtacaaactaaatttatataaaaattcgcGCTCCGCACTTATACGTTCgaattgatttataattagtGTAAGATCTGTATGTTcccgataaataaaaaaactattccaCAAATTTTTATGCATAGTGATTGATGAGCAaagtttaagtaataaaataggaTTTGTCAATCTTTATGTGTATGGCTACCCGTGGGAAAGTGgatgaattaataatattttaatggctATATCTTTACTcatatgtatttgtgtaatcctactgtatgtgtgtatgtcactgctgaaccgatttgaatgaatttttttgtatgcgttcgGGTGGCGCtctggatggtttagattcactaATAATACCGGTAGATGGCACTGCAGTCGGTAACTgagttatttatctatacaacAAATACAcagctggtatatatatagatcTTCTGTGGATGTGTTCGTAATTAAActcattattagattttttgtgtGTACAGGACAATGTAAGTCGGATCCgcttgtaaatatatatatatatatatacctaatgAATGAATGTCTATTcatgaaaacaaaacaaataaaaatacttagatAGTATGACAGTCGTCATTAGAAATGTTTTGGACGTTATATTGACCATACTGACGCACTGGGCGACGACGGTCATAAgtttcttatataaattttacccCAAGCGTATATAAGGGGCGTTAATTTGCATAATATAGAGAAAATTCAGTTAATCTGTATTAATTCCGTTCAATATTTGTAGTACATAtcgttttaatataactttaaatcaTTTGTGAGTAGTATTTACCGTAAGGATGCATAAGGATTCTATAGATCATATTTTCTATTCTTGACTGCGAACTTATTTCCGCAATTAGCACCTACTGGTACATTGAAGGCTTGACCGAGAAAGCACGGATGGCTAATCACTTACttgtgaatataaaaaatgattttggGTTCGCTTCCTGtcgaaaaaataattgtttggtTATAAAACAGACCCAGGAATGTGTCAGGGCGTAGTCAGAGTTAGGATAACcactttcatttttaatattaacattatatataaatatttctagagATTCAAGGTCACGGACCAGATAGGCGCCCATGCGAAACGAGCTTTCTCTTAGTAATTAAACACTAAATAACgtgatatagtttttttttaatatttagttaaatatttttttaggaaatGCTTAGCATAAACATAGATAAATAGTAAACTAAAAGTTTAACGGGGGGTTCTAACTTTAACATTTGTGTTAGAAAATCGTTATCGAAGGTTACGTATATAGCCATAAAACGGATATCAAATTCTTCATAACTACACAATTTTATTCCGTCATGCCTTTTCAAATAATGCTCATCTAGAAGCAAACGAGAGTTTCACCCCTTAATTGTTGACATCCCCTCACACTGCTCTATTTGGTTCTTCGTTTCTTGTAAAAACTGCGATCTCCTTACACTCTTCcctatacaatttaatatggGTTCATTTAAGCGACGGTTAAATAGGCATCCCCTGGACAGGCATGCCCTCCAATAGGCCAcatctcacttaacatcaggtaggATTGTGGTCTCTCAAGTTCTGTATAAAATAGGGCTTATGAATTTTGTTTCAAGCCGTTGATAATCTATATCTTTGTACCAAGCTTTGGATCGACACAAGAACAATATTGTCTGtttcaatttacaaaatactgctttgttttaaactgatacaataaaagtaattaatgcATGAACTATGATTAATAACTCGTAAtgtatgtgatttttttacagCGCATAAACTGTAAATCACCCCAATAGTTGGAACTAATTAGGTAATATTCGAAATGTGCGAAGAtgacacaaaattaaaacaatgtcAACGGTGAATAATCTATGGATTTTAAACAAAGACGCggatagatttaaaaaaagaaaacacggGTTTAAATGTCAAACAGTGGCAGTATGGCGCTCAAAATGGCGGGAGTTTGGTGtcgttatattaattttacaagttGGACATGTGAATGCCGTTGAAAGTAAGTATTATtgtcttaaataaatcttctAAACGGATATAAAcacgatttttttacattaatataactttcGCTTCGACCGCTTTACGAAACTGTCGGTCAACAAGACGCTGGCATATGAAACTGATAAGAATTAACGTacgaaatttgaaaatttccgatttatattttctatttttcatattaatccAGACTAGGTTGTGTAGTATAGCGCCATCTATCcaatctattttaaattagacaATAATTCCACCatcatttgaaatatttggTAAAGAATGACATTTTCTTACGCACTTAATAACTATTtggcttaattaaaattaaaaatgtcgtAATCatcaaaatactattttaatggGGATGCCAAAAACAGTAAAacgtagtaataaataaatttggtttacatcaaatacattacataaagaaataattgaaaccaaaaaaattgttgctaGGGGACACCCGGGTTTGAACCGGGGACCTCTCGATCTGCAGTCGAATGCTCTACCACTGAGCTATATCCCCGATGTATAATGTATTGAAATAATCAGACTTATCCTTACatcttcaaataaaaattgacaaaTTTCGCGTATTTTACAGGCCTGACTTCCCGCGTGTTAGCTTCCTTCCTAGGCTACCCTGCATCTTGCACAATTGGAAATGACGTCGTACCATGCACATTATCTATTTCCTGTTGGCTTCGTGGAGGGATACGGTCTAAAGGCTGTGGAGGCTGGCTGTTTTCTTGTTGCGTGGATAATGAACTTGATAACAGGTAAACACCTAACCAATAGGTTACGCACTAATTTCTATTAcaaagtattttgtattttattgttttgtattaaggTATAATTTACAACGTATATAGTTGTGTTTTATCAGATGCAATCCTAATTGTTGGCAATATATTAAGAGGGGcctttcaagtattacgtaagctcTATAATGGGTAGAGGGGGTGTAGTATTCTTATTtagtgattacgtcaacagtaattatttactattttgcACATATTACCCACTTATTGTCTATATATGTcttgaaaatgaaatgaatattcgaagatttctaaaaaaaatatattctgtactattattttttagacctttgcttacttttgctgacaacacgaggggggggggggataaattgcaataaatctgcttacataatacttgaacggtcCCAGAGTGATATATTGTGCCcttgttgtaatttttatatagcaaAAAGGCtggcattttttaaatattattttgtaataaacagTGCAATGTcttataaatcttataaatacgCCTGTTTTCTAGTTACCGAGATATGAGATCTATTTGTATTCCACAGTCACATACATTTCTGTActtgtttgtaattttattgacCCATAATGACccatattgttatttgtaagacaaatatatttctattaaatttgtttttcagtATTTCAGCGTCAGATTGGCAATACAAGGTGCCACCAAAGCTTCGTGTTCCACAGAGAAATGTCATCCCACCGAATGTGTTTCGACGGAGGGTAGATGACGAAGACcatgtatgtataatgtatactaATGTTAACATAAcacaatgtaataatattcagAATATTGAATGTGGACCTAGCTGTACACCGAATGAAGTAgatatttccgaatcaattcgacttccttcaagaaaagagcgtgctAATTCTTGACCGGCAATCTCTCAATGTCAAAGAATCTCCTGCCCCTTTCTAATATATcgttatataagtatatatatatgtttttccGCATACGAACAATGTGTATAGTATACTCTTATAATCAAgtgacttttatatttaataaaattttgtattcgtCAAAAAGATGTTTCAAttcgtaaaattattaatttccagagtatttaaaaatatcgagGTTTTTAGTTTGTCAAATTTACTTTGCCGAACTAATCTATATGTTTGAATTTtaagtgataataataaacaaataaagccTTTCTCTGACCgttatatacaaacaaaataacaaataattagtataacaatttttttttgaaacctGTAGGTGGACTGCGGCGTACCATCTACTAGGGTACTTCAGAAGCGTATAATAGGGGGCCGTGAAGCAAGACAGGCTGAATTCCCTTGGCAGGCTCATATCAGAATCTCTGAGTTTCAGTGCGGAGGTGTACTTGGTAAGCAACTTATAGACAGGCGTATCCtcatatcatatttattatttactgaaaatttatttatctaaaataacaTAGGTCCAATGttgtgtataattaaattatttgtttatagccCTTACAAATTATGAAGATTTTTGTCTGTATGAACGCGATAAACCCAAAACCTGCCAAAAGAATTTTTATACGGTTCTCAATAATAGTGTTATCAAATTccttgaaagaaaaaaatgattattgtGGTCGAAAAAATCTTGATTTCCAGTTTACTTATATAGTTAGTAAACATTAGAAAGATGAAAtccaaaagatttttttatactgttatatatatacagatattgatttttgttgATATAACCGgtatcttgtttttttttttatataaaatagggggaaaacgggcaggaggctcacctgatgttaagtgataccgccgcccatggacactctcaatgccagagggctcgcgagtgcgttgccggccttttaagaatttgttcttaacgatgtcgtcgtaaaggATTTTGACTACATATAGCTTAATTTTATTCTCCAGTATCGCGATGGTACGTGGCAACCGCAGCCCATTGTGTATCCCGGGCTAGGGTCAGAGACATAGCTGTGTGGCTTGGTGCTCTTGACACCAGCGCGGGTTCCCATACAGCTAGAAGACTTGGGtttgtaaaactttaaatttacttaGGACAATAGCTTTAGTTCCTTATTGGGCCTCGATATGGTATTCATATAAGCCAATCAGAACCGGtagatattaaacattaaattgtgTGTTTTTCAGAGTCTCATACATACTgaataaaatcacaatattcTAAGCAATGtttgacaaaatatattattttttgtatactgCTTACACTATGTACAACAAAGTTTCTATAgcttaatttgtaatatttttttaaatcccatgttttttattacctGGAATCCAAGGTCTTCAGGTGGTAGCTTATAACACAAACCACTGTGACTCAGTTTGGTTTGTTCGTACATTTATAACTTGagaacggctggaccaattgtCATAGTGTTTGTATGTTGTAGTTGCTACcgtacaaaaaaatcttgtaaaatatCCGATACGTTATGTTCTTGGGTTTCGTATCTGTCAAACATTTAATGTTCATCCCGTCAATACGGTACTCTTCTCTCAAATTTAACAATGTATTTGATATATGGACAATATTCGGGTAGTTGTATtttggatttaaaaatatagaatgtcagtaatgaaaaaaatataccatatatgtgtattgtattgtgttatatttgtcgcagccaactagcttagccgttaaattaacagcctagctgTTTAACTAAACGgtgccgtttaactagcggcctcaAAAACgttcagccagttgatcaaacag contains:
- the LOC123717418 gene encoding serine proteinase stubble, whose protein sequence is MPKTVKRSLTSRVLASFLGYPASCTIGNDVVPCTLSISCWLRGGIRSKGCGGWLFSCCVDNELDNSISASDWQYKVPPKLRVPQRNVIPPNVFRRRVDDEDHVDCGVPSTRVLQKRIIGGREARQAEFPWQAHIRISEFQCGGVLVSRWYVATAAHCVSRARVRDIAVWLGALDTSAGSHTARRLGVSQKLLHPLFQFRITQPDRYDIALLRLTKPITYTSLILPICLPDSEMELWSKSGVIAGWGKTDASMGHTGTNLLRSATVPILSIDQCIKWHQSKQISVQIHSEMICAGHSDGHQDACLGDSGGPLIVKENGRFFLVGITSAGFGCGVDHQPGIYHNVLTTAAWIRDVITPTSNYIDF